In the Chroococcidiopsis sp. SAG 2025 genome, one interval contains:
- a CDS encoding calcium-binding protein, translated as MLWRFEMRSQGKNIYAYLLELRLIDMANIFGTDLDDTLTGTDGNDKIYGKAGSDTISGLGGDDRIYGGAGIDYLGGGDGNDTLCGDEDNDYLGGGSGNDTLYGGNGNDNLYGGDGNDILQGGDGNDYIEGGFGEDVIYGGKGDDVIVGDLDDYRIRTGDSDRIYGGAGNDSIYGRYGNDSIYGDDGDDLLAGDGYGVISGPDYGVRKDDNDRLYGGNGKDTLVGEFGSDVLDGGSGDDILIGAGGGWLRGTVDSSRGDSEKDVLTGGSGKDTFILAGSGGRPGSGTYYGVGDSYALITDFNKYEDTVFLAKTNRPVTQSQYIIEYSLGAAPEGLPAGTAIYANNVGETQPNLIAILQGISPNSLNLNASYFKISDEYVRYS; from the coding sequence TTGTTGTGGCGATTTGAAATGCGATCGCAGGGTAAAAACATCTACGCATACTTATTAGAATTAAGGCTTATCGACATGGCAAATATTTTTGGTACGGACTTAGACGACACCTTAACTGGTACGGATGGCAACGACAAAATTTATGGTAAGGCAGGAAGTGACACTATCTCCGGTTTAGGAGGGGACGATCGCATCTATGGTGGTGCAGGTATCGACTATTTAGGTGGTGGAGATGGTAACGATACCTTGTGTGGTGACGAAGATAACGATTATCTAGGCGGTGGCAGCGGTAATGACACTTTGTACGGTGGCAATGGGAATGACAACCTATACGGTGGCGACGGTAACGACATCTTACAGGGAGGAGATGGCAATGACTATATAGAGGGTGGATTTGGTGAAGATGTCATCTATGGGGGTAAAGGGGACGATGTAATAGTAGGCGATCTCGACGATTATCGAATCAGAACTGGTGACAGCGATCGCATCTATGGCGGTGCTGGTAACGATTCGATCTACGGTCGCTATGGTAACGATTCGATTTATGGCGATGATGGTGACGATCTACTGGCTGGCGATGGCTATGGAGTCATTTCTGGTCCTGATTATGGTGTGAGAAAAGATGATAACGATCGCCTCTACGGTGGTAATGGCAAAGATACACTAGTTGGCGAGTTCGGGAGCGATGTTTTAGATGGAGGATCTGGGGACGATATCTTGATTGGTGCTGGTGGTGGATGGTTACGCGGTACTGTTGATTCCAGCCGTGGTGACTCAGAGAAAGATGTCCTGACAGGAGGATCGGGAAAAGATACATTTATCCTTGCAGGTAGCGGAGGAAGACCTGGTTCAGGGACTTACTATGGAGTAGGAGATAGCTACGCTTTGATAACTGACTTCAATAAGTATGAAGATACAGTCTTTTTAGCAAAAACCAACCGCCCTGTAACTCAATCTCAGTACATAATTGAATACAGTTTGGGTGCAGCACCGGAAGGCTTGCCAGCAGGCACAGCAATCTATGCAAATAATGTAGGAGAAACCCAACCAAATTTGATTGCGATCTTGCAGGGTATTTCACCCAATTCGCTGAATTTAAATGCATCTTACTTCAAGATTAGCGACGAGTACGTTCGCTATAGTTAA
- a CDS encoding calcium-binding protein, whose product MSVIFGTDLDDSLTGGDGNDRIYGKAGNDNINGNKGNDLLYGGLGNDRLLGGDGKDTLYGNENNDFLNGDAGDDTLYGGSGNDTLYGGSDNDTLYGDAGNDFLNGYVGNDRLYGDYGNDDLEGSFGNDVVNGGAGDDIINGAGGFGAEPYSSASRGYNEIDTLTGGTGKDKFRLEFSGAGRDGRGASYRFRGNDDYALITDFNLHEDVITLSSNDISGPSFLFADVTYSLGASPDGLPSGTGIYAQFANNTSAAPELIAILQGVSPDTLNLNASYFQYVRYS is encoded by the coding sequence ATGTCCGTAATATTTGGTACAGATTTAGACGATTCCTTAACTGGTGGAGACGGCAACGACAGAATCTATGGCAAAGCTGGAAATGACAATATTAACGGGAATAAAGGCAACGATCTCCTTTATGGTGGACTAGGTAACGATCGCCTGTTGGGTGGAGATGGTAAAGACACCTTATATGGCAATGAAAATAACGATTTTTTGAATGGCGATGCCGGTGATGATACCTTGTACGGGGGTAGCGGTAACGATACCTTGTATGGAGGTAGCGATAACGATACCTTGTATGGCGATGCAGGTAATGACTTTCTCAACGGTTATGTCGGCAACGATCGCTTATACGGCGACTATGGGAACGATGATTTAGAAGGTTCGTTTGGTAACGATGTTGTCAATGGTGGAGCTGGAGACGACATTATTAATGGTGCGGGTGGTTTTGGAGCAGAGCCATACAGTAGTGCCAGTCGCGGCTATAACGAAATTGATACCCTGACAGGTGGAACCGGAAAAGACAAATTTAGACTCGAATTCAGCGGTGCAGGACGTGACGGTAGAGGCGCTTCCTATCGCTTCAGGGGTAACGATGACTATGCTTTAATTACTGACTTTAATTTGCATGAGGATGTCATTACACTCAGTAGCAATGATATCTCTGGACCATCATTTCTGTTCGCAGATGTCACCTATAGTTTGGGTGCATCGCCTGACGGTTTGCCATCAGGAACGGGAATTTACGCGCAATTTGCGAACAACACTAGTGCAGCACCAGAGCTAATTGCCATCTTGCAAGGTGTTTCTCCCGACACGCTCAATTTGAATGCATCCTACTTCCAGTATGTTCGGTATTCTTAA